The following are encoded together in the Malaya genurostris strain Urasoe2022 chromosome 3, Malgen_1.1, whole genome shotgun sequence genome:
- the LOC131435819 gene encoding calpain-7-like has protein sequence MSVESACRLILSRALDADEDGHRELAIELYGKAVETILSIEDREKREKLNRFAKQALERAEELKGIKHVPSIAPGTTTAHPVRSSTTVVSPVHSPRLEVSGSRNAYTSEEKKVLEHTSRINSKIYVPFMDIDLMEKFIFPIPFSDKDGILELAPKQKRDFVQWIRVGDLCERPQLITGDHADFYSIRQTVVSDCSFVASLAVASLYEKKFNRRILTSIIYPRNSRDEPIYNPSGKYSVRMHVNGIPRKVVIDDYLPLGKFNQLLCSYSSNKNEFWVSLLEKAYMKLMGGYDFPGSNSNIDLHALTGWIPERVSIRPNEADFNADAVFSRLKEGLTAGRCLVTVATGDLSDAEAERTGLVSTHAYAVLSMREIDGVKLFQLKNPWSHLRWRGNYSELDTVHWTRELQELLDYDPTLAANYDNGVFWIDYNSILNFFDVLYLNWDPALFHYTYCIHQSWNAGVGPMKDAYNVGDNPQFSLTVPAGKGSVWILLTRHITTIEDFRENREYITVLVYKNNGKRVYYPSDPPPYIDGVRINSPHYLCKIRLDPSSVRKYTLVISQYEKTATIYYTLRAYCRDKFDLRKIDSQFQTVEFEISSV, from the exons ATGTCGGTTGAGTCTGCTTGTCGTTTGATTTTATCCCGGGCTCTTGATGCTGACGAAGATGGTCATAGAGAATTGGCCATCGAGTTGTATGGAAAAGCAGTAGAAACAATTCTTTCTATCGAGGATCGTGAAAAACGCGAAAAGCTCAATAGATTTGCTAAACAAGCACTTGAACGGGCTGAAGAACTGAAAGGCATCAAGCACGTCCCCTCAATTGCCCCTGGTACGACTACGGCTCATCCGGTACGAAGTAGCACTACCGTTG TCAGTCCTGTGCACAGTCCAAGACTAGAGGTAAGCGGATCTCGAAATGCATACACCAGTGAGGAGAAAAAAGTACTCGAACACACGTCTCGTATTAATTCCAAGATTTATGTTCCATTTATGGATATCGATTTGATGGAAAAGTTCATATTCCCTATTCCATTTTCCGATAAAGatggaattctggaattagcacCGAAACAGAAGCGGGATTTTGTTCAGTGGATACGCGTTGGAGATCTTTGCGAAAGACCACAGTTAATTACTGGCGACCACGCGGATTTTTATAGTATCCGGCAGACAGTGGTTTCAGATTGTAGTTTTGTGGCATCACTCGCAGTTGCATCTTtgtacgaaaaaaaattcaatcgtaGGATTTTAACGTCGATTATTTACCCGAGAAATAGTCGTGATGAACCAATTTATAACCCTAGTGGAAAGTATTCGGTTCGGATGCATGTTAATGGAATTCCAAGAAAGGTAGTAATTGATGATTATTTGCCACTGGGAAAATTTAATCAGTTGCTGTGCTCTTATTCGAGCAACAAAAACGAGTTCTGGGTGTCACTGCTAGAGAAGGCTTATATGAAACTGATGGGAGGATATGATTTTCCAGGTTCCAATAGC AACATTGATTTGCATGCGTTGACAGGTTGGATACCGGAGCGAGTATCGATCCGTCCGAACGAAGCCGATTTTAACGCAGATGCAGTGTTCAGTCGTCTTAAGGAAGGGCTTACTGCTGGTCGGTGTCTTGTAACTGTTGCAACTGGCGATCTATCTGATGCTGAAGCCGAGCGCACGGGACTCGTTTCCACTCACGCCTATGCAGTGCTCAGCATGCGTGAGATCGATGGAGTAAAGTTGTTTCAGTTAAAAAATCCTTGGTCACATCTACGTTGGCGCGGAAATTATTCTGAGCTTGATACTGTCCATTGGACTCGAGAATTGCAGGAATTGTTAGACTATGACCCAACACTGGCAGCAAACTATGATAACGGAGTGTTTTGGATTGACTATAACTCCATTCTGAACTTTTTCGACGTATTATATTTAAATTGGGATCCGGCTCTGTTCCATTATACTTACTGCATACATCAATCGTGGAACGCGGgtgttggtccaatgaaagatgCTTATAATGTTGGTGACAATCCTCAGTTCAGTTTGACTGTGCCAGCGGGAAAAGGCTCTGTTTGGATTTTACTGACTCGACACATTACTACAATTGaagattttcgagaaaatcgagaATATATAACAGTATTGGTATATAAAAACAATGGTAAAAGAGTCTATTATCCTT CGGATCCTCCCCCTTACATTGATGGCGTACGGATTAATAGTCCGCACTACTTGTGTAAAATTCGACTAGATCCTAGTTCAGTTCGGAAGTATACACTTGTGATATCGCAGTATGAAAAAACAGCTACTATTTATTACACATTGCGTGCATATTGCCGAGATAAATTCGATTTAAGAAAGATCGACAGTCAATTTCAAACAGTggagtttgaaatttcaagtgtgTAG
- the LOC131433765 gene encoding uncharacterized protein K02A2.6-like, translating to MAAFEEVKKVLVDPKNLGYYSPYDETILIADASPVGIGAVLLQEKDGKKRAICYVSKGLSTAERAYAQNEREALALVWATERLEPYLRGLEFKLVTDHEPLKVMFGSQRKQCPRIERWALRLQSFRYKIVHVSGKANIADPLSRLPRFEECSTYDQNGESMLLTVLESATPSVLRIEEIVEATVQDSELAAVKEALNTGRWMDKLKQFLPFREELSTVNEIVMRNDRIVAPINLRKRIMKLAHIGHPGIERTKQRIRSKVWWPNVDREVEKTVKSCLECQLVSNSVRPEPLCVRELPHQPWQILAMDLLGPLPSGDSILVVIDLYSRYRITEILRSTKTEDIIERLDKVFMTMGLPVESVSDNARNFASRKMNEFCATFGIEYRHTTPYWPQSNGEVERQNRSILKTLKIAELNGTDWRKDLQEANYVYSILRHPATGCSPAELVFGRKLRDWIPDLAANNTEDSGIRDHDKIYKQSAKSYYDTKNNAQHSDLQIQDRVLMRNLVPQNKLSSAFIPESAVVVNKQGNRVTVQMDDGRRYR from the coding sequence ATGGCTGCCTTCGAAGAGGTAAAGAAAGTACTAGTAGATCCTAAAAACCTTGGATACTACTCACCCTACGATGAGACAATACTTATAGCAGATGCCAGTCCGGTAGGGATCGGAGCGGTGCTGTTGCAGGAGAAAGATGGCAAAAAGAGGGCGATTTGCTACGTGAGTAAAGGGTTATCGACAGCCGAACGAGCTTACGCACAGAATGAAAGAGAGGCGCTAGCGCTTGTTTGGGCAACAGAACGACTGGAACCATATTTACGAGGCTTAGAATTCAAGTTGGTTACCGATCATGAGCCACTTAAGGTAATGTTTGGCTCTCAACGAAAGCAGTGCCCGAGAATTGAGCGCTGGGCATTGCGGCTCCAGTCATTCAGGTACAAAATAGTTCATGTATCGGGAAAAGCTAATATCGCTGATCCGTTATCACGACTGCCGAGATTCGAAGAGTGCTCCACTTACGATCAAAATGGAGAATCAATGTTGCTTACTGTTTTGGAATCAGCTACACCATCTGTCTTGCGTATTGAAGAGATCGTTGAAGCTACAGTGCAAGATAGTGAGTTAGCCGCAGTCAAAGAGGCGTTGAATACTGGTCGATGGATGGACAAACTGAAACAATTTTTGCCGTTTCGAGAAGAGTTGAGTACAGTGAACGAAATTGTTATGAGGAACGATCGGATAGTAGCACCGATTAATCTTCGTAAACGAATAATGAAATTGGCTCACATCGGTCATCCAGGAATCGAGAGAACGAAGCAACGCATCCGGAGCAAGGTTTGGTGGCCAAACGTTGACAGAGAAGTAGAGAAGACAGTGAAATCGTGTTTGGAATGCCAGTTGGTCAGCAATTCAGTACGTCCTGAACCTTTGTGTGTTCGAGAGCTTCCCCATCAACCGTGGCAGATTCTCGCGATGGACCTATTAGGACCACTTCCATCAGGTGATTCCATTTTAGTAGTGATCGACCTTTACAGCCGTTACCGTATTACCGAAATTTTAAGGTCAACTAAAACCGAGGACATCATTGAAAGACTGGATAAAGTGTTCATGACAATGGGACTACCTGTCGAATCAGTCTCGGACAACGCACGGAACTTTGCAAGCAggaaaatgaatgaattttgtGCCACCTTTGGAATTGAATATCGTCATACTACTCCGTACTGGCCACAAAGTAACGGAGAAGTTGAGCGTCAAAACCGTTCCATATTGAAAACTCTGAAAATAGCTGAGTTGAACGGGACTGACTGGAGGAAGGACTTGCAAGAGGCCAACTACGTTTATTCgatattgcgtcatcctgcaaCGGGTTGCTCACCAGCTGAACTGGTTTTCGGCAGAAAACTACGGGATTGGATTCCTGATTTAGCTGCAAACAACACTGAAGACAGTGGCATACGTGATCATGACAAAATATATAAGCAATCTGCGAAATCATACTACGATACTAAAAATAATGCACAACATTCGGATCTACAAATTCAGGATCGAGTTTTGATGAGGAACTTGGTACCGCAGAATAAACTATCATCGGCATTCATTCCCGAGTCAGCAGTAGTGGTGAACAAGCAGGGAAATAGGGTAACAGTACAGATGGATGATGGGCGCAGATACCGTTGA